One Silene latifolia isolate original U9 population chromosome 4, ASM4854445v1, whole genome shotgun sequence DNA segment encodes these proteins:
- the LOC141651461 gene encoding uncharacterized protein LOC141651461, whose translation MVVMTRKDPLLFPCGECGWHQGLKKRIIQADTASTSHSSMTLAPITNTASSSQGEMPLPSTFENAEGLLNAEEQRSSQRPGSQERNVSCREYYCYKLQNRPGNMLLRAGRCLQQYVVDMYVKLENTRLDYFRNNQDTIRSELYQGLLDTIDAGEQCAANVGRRVILPATYIGGPRDMKRRYLNAMALVQRYGKPDFFITVTCNAGWPEIKRELAPGEEAQNRPDIVARVFRAKLLALKKKLVEDKIFGEVAAFVYVVEFQKRGLPHAHILLIMKPGSRMNCTSDFDKFVSAEIPPVTNVSLRTAVLKHMMHGPCGHLDPERQCMQHKSSKGRCKYAYPKQFADSTTNSSDGYPSTGGYVYKGHDKISFNIAAGDAVQVVDEIQQYQSGRWVSSIEAMWRIYGFDLFEIHPPVMPLPIHLPSMQTIQLRPHENLTRVVSNEKRIRTPLTEFFKINNDNEHKATERYLYSQFTEHYRWDKTERTWFKRRNKLLVIARLVFVSPSEGERYFLRLLLNHVKSPKSFEDLKTVNGHYCSTYQEAALELRLIEEDNMVDLCLAEACNV comes from the exons ATGGTTGTTATGACCCGCAAAGACCCTCTTCTTTTCCCATGTGGAGAGTGTGGTTGGCACCAAGGTTTGAAAAAGCGTATTATCCAAGCAGATACAGCATCAACAAGTCATAGTAGTATGACCCTTGCTCCTATTACAAATACAGCGTCATCCAGCCAAGGTGAAATGCCCCTACCTTCCACATTTGAAAACGCTGAAGGATTACTAAATGCAGAAGAACAAA GAAGTTCACAGAGACCAGGCTCACAAGAACGCAATGTGTCTTGCCGAGAGTACTACTGCTACAAGCTGCAGAACAGGCCAGGGAACATGCTGTTACGAGCTGGGAGATGTTTACAGCAATATGTGGTTGATATGTACGTGAAATTAGAAAACACTCGCTTGGACTATTTCCGAAACAACCAAGATACTATAAGGTCTGAATTGTATCAGGGTTTACTTGACACAATAGATGCAGGTGAGCAGTGCGCAGCTAACGTTGGTAGACGAGTTATCCTTCCAGCAACTTATATTGGAGGACCTAGGGATATGAAAAGGAGGTATCTTAATGCAATGGCTCTTGTACAGCGCTATGGGAAACCAGATTTTTTTATCACTGTTACCTGCAATGCAGGCTGGCCTGAAATAAAAAGAGAGCTAGCTCCTGGAGAAGAAGCTCAGAATCGTCCAGATATAGTAGCTAGGGTGTTTCGTGCAAAGTTGCTAGCATTGAAGAAAAAACTGGTTGAAGATAAGATCTTTGGAGAAGTTGCTGCATTTGTGTATGTAGTTGAATTTCAAAAAAGGGGCCTTCCACATGCACATATACTGCTAATAATGAAGCCTGGCAGTAGGATGAACTGTACTAGCGACTTTGATAAGTTTGTTAGTGCTGAGATCCCGCCAGTGACTAATGTAAGCCTGCGTACGGCTGTGCTAAAGCATATGATGCATGGGCCTTGTGGCCACCTAGACCCTGAGCGTCAATGCATGCAGCACAAAAGTAGCAAAGGCCGATGCAAGTATGCGTATCCGAAGCAATTTGCAGATTCAACAACTAATAGTTCAGATGGATATCCGTCTACGGGCGGC TATGTCTACAAAGGTCACGATAAGATATCGTTCAATATAGCAGCAGGAGATGCAGTACAAGTAGTTGATGAAATTCAGCAGTACCAGTCTGGACGCTGGGTTTCCTCAATAGAAGCAATGTGGCGGATTTATGGGTTTGATCTGTTCGAGATCCATCCACCAGTCATGCCACTTCCAATACATCTTCCAAGCATGCAGACAATACAATTAAGGCCTCATGAAAACCTAACTCGGGTAGTTTCCAATGAAAAGCGGATCAGGACACCATTAACTGAATTCTTCAAGATTAACAACGATAATGAACACAAAGCAACTGAAAGGTACTTATATAGCCAATTTACTGAGCACTATAGATGGGATAAGACAGAACGGACTTGGTTCAAAAGAAGAAATAAACTACTTGTAATAGCTAGGCTTGTGTTTGTTTCGCCATCAGAAGGAGAACGGTATTTCTTGAGATTGCTACTTAATCATGTTAAATCTCCGAAATCTTTTGAAGATCTTAAAACAGTCAATGGTCATTATTGCTCAACTTACCAAGAAGCTGCATTAGAACTCAGGTTAATTGAAGAAGATAATATGGTTGATTTGTGCCTTGCTGAAGCATGTAATGTCTGA